Proteins from a genomic interval of Arachis hypogaea cultivar Tifrunner chromosome 10, arahy.Tifrunner.gnm2.J5K5, whole genome shotgun sequence:
- the LOC140175678 gene encoding uncharacterized mitochondrial protein AtMg00240-like produces the protein MNYTVPLSKDSGTPLSSISEYRKLVGKLLYLTNTRSEIGYAVGKLSQFLDCATDKHFEAAIRVLRYLKGAPALGLMFSAHSDLEPTGYSDSDWGTYSDSRRSISGYYFFWELQLYLGRLEKPIAIYCDNQSALHIATNPVFHERTKHIEMDCHVVRDKWQENVIKLLPISTANQTADIFTKVLAPNIFERCHSKLGMVDSANSSLRGAIT, from the exons ATGAACTACACAGTGCCATTATCAAAGGATTCAGGAACTCCATTAAGCTCAATTTCGGAATACAGGAAGTTAGTTGGGAAATTGTTGTACTTGACCAACACCAGATCGGAGATTGGATATGCAGTTGGAAAACTCAGTCAATTCTTAGATTGTGCTACAGATAAACACTTTGAAGCTGCCATTAGAGTATTAAGGTATCTCAAGGGAGCACCAGCACTTGGGTTGATGTTTTCAGCTCATTCAGACTTAGAGCCAACAGGATACTCAGACAGTGATTGGGGGACATATTCGGATAGTAGAAGATCAATATCTGGGTATTATTTTTTTTGGGAACTTCAATTGTATCTTGGAAGA TTGGAGAAGCCAATAGCCATATATTGCGACAACCAATCAGCATTACACATTGCAACAAACCCAGTTTTCCATGagagaacaaagcacattgagatGGATTGTCATGTAGTtagagataaatggcaagaaaatgtTATCAAATTACTTCCAATCTCCACTGCAAACCAAACTGCAGACATATTTACAAAGGTCCTAGCTCCAAACATTTTTGAGAGATGTCATAGCAAGCTTGGAATGGTTGATTCTGCCAATTCCAGCTTGAGAGGGGCTATCACATAA
- the LOC112715783 gene encoding WRKY DNA-binding transcription factor 70, which produces MSSIVSCGSEGNIGFSEKRERLMNKLVEGHKHATELKLLLQNQNQNPPATIHHGGGSSAEALLITKILRSFAETLSVLDSSSSSASFFLNENNSGSQLVIAADSTNNDLRSEEGSSESSKRFSSSVPKDRRGTYKRRKTEETWSNVSPTTEDNLAWRKYGQKDILNSKFPRSYYRCTRKHDQGCKATKQVQRIQDNPVLYQITYIGRHTCKETLKAPQMTAYLLNPQDHHQTPPTNAIIKQEYPKQEDTPSGEIIIAEKLDANLWSELKDIEITNPPTYANFGAFSYNFCTTGFHFDDHHHDESHML; this is translated from the exons ATGAGTAGTATTGTAAGCTGCGGCAGTGAGGGTAATATTGGTTTTTCAGAGAAGAGGGAGAGGCTTATGAATAAGCTTGTGGAGGGGCATAAACATGCCACTGAGCtgaagcttctccttcagaatcagaatcagaatcctCCGGCCACTATTCATCACGGCGGCGGTTCATCAGCTGAGGCGCTATTAATAACCAAGATTCTGAGATCTTTCGCGGAGACTCTCTCCGTtctagattcttcttcttcttctgcttccttCTTCCTTAACGAGAATAACAGTGGGTCCCAGCTTGTTATTGCTGCAGACTCCACCAATAATGATCTGAGGTCTGAAGAAGGTTCCAGTGAGAGTAGCAAAAGATTCTCTTCATCAGTCCCTAAGGATCGAAGAGGCACATACAAAAGAAG GAAAACGGAAGAGACATGGAGCAATGTATCTCCCACCACTGAGGATAATCTTGCCTGGAGAAAGTATGGACAGAAGGACATACTCAATTCTAAATTCCCCAG GAGTTATTATAGGTGCACTCGGAAGCATGATCAAGGTTGCAAAGCAACAAaacaagttcaaaggattcaagATAATCCAGTTTTGTATCAAATTACCTACATTGGTCGTCACACTTGCAAAGAAACTCTCAAAGCTCCACAAATGACAGCATATCTTTTGAATCCACAAGACCATCATCAAACCCCACCAACGAATGCTATAATCAAACAAGAATATCCCAAACAAGAGGACACTCCGAGTGGTGAAATAATCATTGCAGAAAAATTGGATGCAAACCTTTGGTCTGAGTTGAAGGATATCGAGATAACCAACCCTCCTACTTATGCTAACTTTGGCgcattttcttataatttttgcACCACCGGGTTCCACTTTGATGATCATCATCATGATGAAAGTCATATGCTAtaa